A single region of the Yersinia entomophaga genome encodes:
- the hslU gene encoding HslU--HslV peptidase ATPase subunit: MSEMTPREIVSELDSYIIGQDKAKRAVAIALRNRWRRMQLNEELRHEVTPKNILMIGPTGVGKTEIARRLAKLANAPFIKVEATKFTEVGYVGKEVDSIIRDLTDAAVKMVRHQSIEKNRYRAEELAEERILDVLIPPAKNNWGQVDESQEPSATRQAFRKKLREGQLDDKEIEIDLAAAPMGVEIMAPPGMEEMTNQLQSMFQNIAGQKQKPRKIKIKEAFKLLIEEEAAKLVNPEELKQQAIDAVEQHGIVFVDEIDKICKRGETSGPDVSREGVQRDLLPLVEGCTVSTKHGMVKTDHILFIASGAFQVASPSDLIPELQGRLPIRVELQALTTEDFERILTEPSASLTEQYKALMATEGVTIDFTAEGIRRIAEAAWQVNERTENIGARRLHTVLERLMEDISFDASESNGSSVTIDAEYVGNHLDELVADEDLSRFIL, from the coding sequence ATGTCTGAGATGACCCCACGCGAAATCGTCAGTGAGCTTGATAGCTACATCATTGGCCAGGACAAAGCTAAGCGCGCAGTGGCGATCGCCCTGCGTAACCGCTGGCGTCGTATGCAGCTTAACGAAGAGCTGCGCCATGAAGTGACCCCGAAAAACATTCTGATGATCGGCCCAACCGGCGTCGGTAAAACCGAAATTGCCCGCCGTCTTGCAAAACTGGCGAACGCGCCGTTTATCAAAGTTGAAGCCACTAAATTCACCGAAGTTGGCTATGTTGGTAAAGAAGTGGACTCTATTATCCGCGATCTGACCGACGCCGCCGTGAAAATGGTCCGTCATCAGTCCATTGAAAAAAACCGTTACCGCGCTGAAGAACTGGCGGAAGAACGTATTCTGGATGTGCTGATTCCACCGGCTAAAAACAACTGGGGCCAGGTTGACGAATCTCAGGAGCCTTCCGCTACCCGTCAGGCATTCCGCAAAAAACTGCGTGAAGGCCAGTTGGACGATAAAGAAATCGAAATCGATCTGGCTGCCGCACCGATGGGCGTTGAAATCATGGCACCTCCTGGTATGGAAGAAATGACCAACCAGTTGCAATCCATGTTCCAGAACATTGCTGGTCAGAAACAAAAACCGCGTAAAATCAAAATCAAAGAAGCATTCAAGCTGTTGATTGAAGAAGAAGCGGCCAAACTGGTTAATCCGGAAGAGCTGAAACAGCAGGCTATCGATGCCGTTGAACAGCACGGTATCGTGTTCGTGGACGAGATCGATAAAATCTGTAAGCGCGGCGAAACCTCCGGCCCGGATGTCTCCCGCGAAGGTGTGCAGCGCGACCTGTTGCCGCTGGTTGAAGGCTGTACCGTTTCGACCAAGCACGGCATGGTGAAAACCGATCACATTCTGTTCATCGCTTCAGGCGCTTTCCAGGTTGCCAGCCCGTCGGATTTGATTCCTGAGCTTCAGGGTCGTCTGCCAATCCGCGTAGAGCTACAGGCACTGACCACCGAAGATTTTGAACGCATTCTGACCGAGCCTAGCGCTTCCTTGACCGAGCAATACAAAGCGCTGATGGCAACCGAAGGCGTTACCATCGATTTTACTGCAGAAGGTATTCGTCGCATCGCAGAAGCCGCATGGCAGGTTAATGAGCGTACCGAAAATATCGGTGCCCGCCGTCTGCATACCGTTCTGGAACGTTTGATGGAAGATATTTCCTTCGATGCCAGCGAAAGTAACGGTTCATCCGTGACTATTGATGCTGAATACGTTGGGAATCATCTGGATGAGCTCGTAGCAGATGAAGATCTGAGTCGATTTATTCTATAA
- the rpmE gene encoding 50S ribosomal protein L31: protein MQKGIHPKYELVTASCSCGNVIKINSTVGHDLNLDVCGECHPFYTGKQRDVATGGRVDRFNKRFSVPGAKK from the coding sequence ATGCAAAAAGGTATCCACCCTAAATACGAATTGGTTACTGCATCTTGTTCTTGCGGTAACGTAATCAAGATCAACTCTACTGTTGGTCATGACCTGAATCTGGACGTGTGTGGTGAATGCCATCCGTTCTACACTGGCAAGCAGCGTGACGTTGCTACCGGTGGCCGTGTTGACCGCTTCAACAAGCGTTTCAGCGTGCCGGGTGCCAAGAAGTAA
- the priA gene encoding primosomal protein N': MSVVQVALPVPLARSFDYRLGSNMSSPAIGGRVSVTFGKRKAIGIVVGLSETSDFPLEQLKPIEEVLDQESLFPPSLWRILRWAADYYHYPIGEVLFHALPILLRQGKPAQSAPLWQWFATEQGRATPPESLKRAPKQQQALAALLQKPVYRHQVNELALTESALQALRSKGLIDLRAQEPATTDWRTHFEVLGDRLRLNTEQATAVGAIRSEDTQFAAWLLAGVTGSGKTEVYLSVLENILAQGRQALILVPEIGLTPQTIARFRERFNAPVEVLHSGLNDSERLSVWLRARNGEAAIVIGTRSALFTPFSRLGVIIIDEEHDSSYKQQDGWRYHARDLAVFRAREENIPIVMGSATPALETLHNVQLGKYRQLTLTKRAGNAKPAAQHLLDLKGLPLKVGLSQPLLQRMKDHLKADNQVILFLNRRGYAPALLCHECGWIAECQRCDHYYTLHQNQRQLRCHHCDSQRPVPHQCPHCGSTHMVSVGVGTEQLENELAPLFPDVPITRIDRDTTSRKGSLEQALAEVHQGGARILIGTQMLAKGHHFPDVTLVALLDVDGALFSADFRSAERFAQLYTQVSGRAGRAGKKGEVILQTHHPEHPLLQTLLQRGYDDFAKQALAERQSVFLPPYTSHIIVRSEDHDNRQSALFLQQLRNLLEASPMKDDALWIMGPVPALQAKRGGRFRWQLLLQHPSRQFLQKLIKSSQPLINTLPQARKVKWTLDVDPIDS, translated from the coding sequence ATGTCCGTTGTTCAAGTTGCATTGCCGGTACCGCTTGCACGCTCATTCGACTACCGCTTAGGCAGTAATATGAGCAGCCCGGCGATCGGCGGGCGCGTTAGCGTCACCTTCGGCAAACGCAAAGCTATCGGAATCGTGGTGGGTCTTAGCGAAACCAGCGATTTCCCTCTTGAGCAGCTCAAACCTATTGAAGAAGTTCTGGATCAGGAAAGTTTATTCCCACCAAGCCTGTGGCGTATTTTGCGCTGGGCTGCGGATTATTATCACTATCCCATTGGAGAAGTGCTGTTTCACGCCCTGCCAATATTGCTACGACAGGGGAAACCGGCTCAATCCGCACCGCTTTGGCAATGGTTTGCAACCGAACAAGGCCGGGCTACGCCGCCGGAAAGCCTGAAGCGCGCCCCTAAGCAACAGCAGGCTCTGGCCGCGCTACTACAAAAACCTGTTTATCGTCATCAGGTTAATGAACTCGCCCTGACAGAAAGCGCCTTGCAGGCGTTACGCTCCAAAGGATTAATCGACCTCCGGGCGCAGGAACCGGCAACCACCGACTGGCGTACTCATTTCGAAGTGCTGGGCGACCGGCTGCGCCTCAATACCGAGCAGGCCACCGCCGTGGGTGCGATTCGCAGCGAAGATACTCAGTTTGCCGCCTGGCTGCTGGCTGGCGTCACCGGTTCAGGTAAAACCGAAGTTTACCTGAGCGTACTGGAAAATATTCTGGCGCAAGGGCGTCAAGCATTGATTCTGGTGCCAGAGATTGGCCTGACGCCGCAAACCATCGCCAGATTCCGCGAACGCTTTAATGCACCGGTGGAAGTCCTGCATTCCGGCTTGAACGATAGCGAACGTTTATCGGTTTGGCTGCGGGCGCGTAACGGCGAAGCGGCCATCGTTATCGGCACGCGTTCTGCGCTGTTTACGCCGTTTTCTCGCCTTGGCGTCATTATTATCGATGAAGAGCACGACAGTTCCTATAAGCAACAGGACGGCTGGCGCTATCATGCGCGGGATTTAGCCGTGTTTCGCGCTCGCGAAGAAAATATTCCCATTGTGATGGGGTCTGCCACGCCCGCGCTAGAAACCCTGCATAACGTGCAACTGGGTAAGTATCGTCAGTTAACCCTGACTAAGCGTGCCGGGAATGCCAAACCGGCGGCGCAGCATTTACTGGATTTAAAGGGTCTGCCGCTCAAAGTGGGCCTATCCCAGCCGTTATTACAGCGCATGAAAGATCATCTTAAAGCTGATAATCAGGTAATTCTGTTTCTTAACCGCCGCGGTTATGCTCCAGCGTTGCTGTGCCACGAATGCGGTTGGATCGCCGAATGCCAGCGTTGCGATCACTATTACACTTTGCATCAGAATCAGCGCCAGCTGCGGTGTCACCATTGTGACAGCCAGCGTCCGGTGCCTCATCAGTGCCCTCACTGCGGCTCTACCCATATGGTTTCCGTTGGCGTAGGAACCGAACAGTTGGAAAATGAGTTGGCACCGCTGTTCCCAGATGTACCGATCACCCGAATCGACCGCGATACCACTAGCCGTAAAGGCTCATTGGAACAGGCTTTGGCCGAGGTACATCAGGGTGGCGCGCGCATTCTGATCGGTACGCAAATGCTGGCTAAGGGTCACCATTTTCCCGATGTCACACTGGTGGCATTACTTGATGTGGACGGCGCGCTGTTCTCCGCCGATTTCCGCTCAGCCGAACGTTTTGCTCAACTGTATACGCAGGTTTCTGGCCGAGCCGGACGAGCAGGCAAAAAAGGCGAAGTGATCCTGCAAACCCATCATCCGGAGCACCCCTTGCTGCAAACCCTGCTGCAACGCGGCTACGATGATTTTGCCAAACAGGCTCTGGCAGAGCGCCAAAGCGTTTTTCTGCCGCCTTACACCAGCCATATTATTGTACGCAGCGAAGATCACGATAATCGACAGTCAGCGCTATTCCTGCAACAGCTACGCAATCTGCTGGAAGCCAGTCCGATGAAAGATGATGCTCTGTGGATCATGGGGCCAGTACCGGCGCTACAGGCCAAACGCGGTGGGCGTTTCCGCTGGCAACTCCTGCTCCAGCATCCATCCCGTCAGTTTCTACAAAAATTGATAAAAAGCAGCCAACCGCTAATCAACACTTTGCCTCAGGCAAGGAAAGTTAAGTGGACTTTAGACGTCGATCCCATAGACAGTTAG
- the cytR gene encoding DNA-binding transcriptional regulator CytR codes for MEHKKEFSMATMKDVAEMAGVSTATVSRALMNPEKVSTMTRQKVEQAVLAVGYSPHALSRNIKRNESRTILVIVPDISDPFFADIVQGIEQTAAQQGYLVLIGDCAQQTQQERTFVNLIITKQIDGMLLLGSNLPFDASKEEQRNLPPMVMANEFAPELELPTVHIDNLTAAFEAVHYLHQLGHTRIATIAGPETMPLSHYRLQGYVQALRRNGIAIEQTYILRGNFSYEAGAEAFAELMSLPKPPTAIFCHNDVMAIGAIWQAKKMGIRIPEDVSLVGFDDLKLSQYCDPPLTTVAQPRYQIGQQAMLLLLEQLQGNNVQSGSRLLDSELIIRNSTCKPKS; via the coding sequence TTGGAACATAAGAAAGAATTCAGTATGGCGACCATGAAAGACGTTGCTGAAATGGCCGGTGTTTCAACCGCGACGGTTTCTCGGGCATTAATGAATCCGGAAAAAGTCTCGACCATGACGCGACAAAAAGTAGAGCAAGCCGTCCTCGCCGTGGGTTATTCCCCCCATGCCTTATCCCGAAATATCAAACGCAACGAGTCGCGTACTATTCTGGTCATTGTGCCGGACATCAGCGATCCCTTTTTTGCCGACATTGTTCAGGGTATTGAGCAAACCGCCGCCCAACAAGGCTATTTGGTGTTAATTGGCGACTGCGCGCAGCAAACCCAGCAGGAACGCACTTTCGTCAATTTGATTATTACCAAACAGATTGATGGGATGCTGTTACTCGGTTCCAACCTGCCGTTTGATGCCAGTAAAGAAGAACAACGCAACCTTCCACCGATGGTGATGGCTAACGAATTCGCGCCAGAGCTGGAGCTGCCGACGGTTCATATCGATAACTTAACCGCCGCTTTTGAAGCCGTACATTATCTGCATCAGTTGGGTCATACGCGCATTGCCACCATCGCCGGGCCAGAGACAATGCCGCTGAGCCATTATCGCTTACAGGGTTACGTACAAGCGCTGCGCCGTAATGGGATTGCCATTGAGCAAACTTATATTTTGCGGGGCAATTTCAGCTATGAAGCCGGTGCAGAAGCCTTTGCCGAACTGATGTCACTGCCGAAACCGCCAACGGCGATTTTCTGCCACAACGACGTCATGGCGATCGGCGCTATCTGGCAAGCGAAGAAGATGGGGATTCGTATTCCCGAAGATGTATCACTGGTTGGTTTTGACGATCTCAAACTGTCGCAATACTGCGATCCGCCATTGACCACGGTAGCGCAACCTCGCTACCAAATTGGTCAGCAAGCCATGTTACTATTACTGGAACAGCTACAAGGGAATAACGTTCAAAGCGGTTCTCGACTGTTAGATAGCGAATTAATCATTCGAAACAGTACCTGTAAGCCTAAAAGCTAG
- the metJ gene encoding met regulon transcriptional regulator MetJ, translating into MAEWNGEYVSPYAEHGKKSEQVKKITVSIPLKVLKILTDERTRRQVNNLRHATNSELLCEAFLHAFTGQPLPNDEDLRKERSDEIPEAAKIIMRELGVDPDTWEY; encoded by the coding sequence ATGGCTGAGTGGAACGGCGAGTATGTCAGCCCTTACGCTGAACACGGCAAGAAGAGCGAACAAGTCAAAAAAATTACGGTATCCATTCCTCTGAAGGTATTAAAAATCCTCACCGATGAGCGGACCCGACGCCAGGTGAATAACCTGCGCCATGCGACCAACAGTGAATTACTGTGCGAAGCATTTCTGCATGCCTTTACCGGGCAGCCGTTGCCGAATGATGAAGATCTGCGTAAAGAACGCAGTGATGAAATTCCTGAAGCAGCGAAGATTATTATGCGTGAGCTGGGTGTTGATCCCGACACTTGGGAATATTGA
- the metB gene encoding cystathionine gamma-synthase — MTRKQATIAVRSGLNDDEQYGCVVPPIHLSSTYNFIDFNQPRTHDYSRRGNPTRDVVQRALAELEGGAGAVMTSSGMSAIHLVCTTLLQPGDLLVAPHDCYGGSYRLFDSLSKRGAYRVLFVDQGDEAALKRALAEKPKLVLIETPSNPLLRVVDIAAICQAAQAVGALTVVDNTFLSPVLQQPLALGADLVIHSCTKYLNGHSDVVAGAVIAKDPALAVELAWWANNIGVTGAAFDSYLLLRGLRTLSPRMAQQQRNADDIVGYLQQQPLVKKLYHPSLPQHPGHEIACRQQSGFGAMLSFELDGDEQVLRRFLSALELFTLAESLGGVESLISHAATMTHAGMAAEARTAAGITDSLLRISVGIEDSEDLIADLENAFRLAVTR, encoded by the coding sequence ATGACACGTAAACAGGCAACAATAGCAGTCCGTAGCGGGTTGAATGATGACGAGCAATATGGCTGTGTTGTTCCGCCGATTCACCTCTCCAGTACCTATAACTTTATCGATTTTAATCAGCCCAGAACGCACGATTATTCCCGACGCGGCAACCCGACGCGCGACGTGGTACAACGTGCTCTGGCTGAGCTGGAAGGCGGTGCGGGAGCGGTAATGACCAGCTCCGGTATGTCTGCGATTCATTTGGTTTGCACTACGCTATTGCAGCCGGGTGATTTACTGGTTGCGCCCCATGACTGCTACGGCGGTAGCTATCGTCTGTTTGATAGTCTGAGTAAGCGCGGTGCCTATCGGGTGCTGTTTGTCGATCAAGGGGATGAAGCGGCGTTAAAACGTGCGCTGGCGGAAAAACCCAAGCTGGTACTGATTGAGACCCCAAGCAACCCATTATTGCGGGTGGTAGATATTGCAGCCATCTGCCAGGCGGCGCAGGCCGTGGGCGCGCTGACCGTGGTGGATAATACCTTCCTCAGCCCGGTATTGCAGCAACCGCTGGCGCTGGGTGCCGATTTGGTGATCCATTCCTGCACCAAATATCTCAACGGTCACTCGGACGTGGTTGCCGGCGCGGTGATTGCCAAAGACCCAGCGCTGGCGGTAGAGCTGGCGTGGTGGGCGAATAATATTGGCGTGACCGGCGCGGCTTTCGACAGCTATTTGTTATTACGTGGCCTGCGAACGCTTTCACCGCGAATGGCTCAACAGCAGCGCAACGCGGATGACATTGTTGGTTATTTACAACAGCAGCCTTTAGTAAAAAAGCTGTATCATCCTTCTCTGCCACAACATCCCGGCCACGAAATTGCCTGTCGCCAACAGTCTGGCTTCGGTGCGATGCTCAGTTTTGAACTGGATGGAGATGAACAGGTGCTGCGCCGCTTCCTTTCTGCTTTGGAATTATTCACATTGGCAGAGTCATTAGGCGGCGTGGAAAGCCTGATTTCCCATGCCGCTACCATGACTCACGCGGGTATGGCGGCGGAAGCAAGGACTGCTGCGGGTATCACCGACAGCTTGTTACGCATTTCCGTGGGTATTGAAGACAGCGAAGATTTGATTGCCGATCTGGAAAATGCCTTCCGGTTGGCGGTAACGAGGTAA
- the hslV gene encoding ATP-dependent protease subunit HslV: MTTIVSVRRNGHVVIGGDGQVTLGNTVMKGNAKKVRRLYNNKVIAGFAGGTADAFTLFELFERKLEMHQGHLTKAAVELAKDWRTDRMLRKLEALLAVADETASLIITGNGDVVQPEDDLIAIGSGGPYAQSAARALLENTELGARDIVEKSLSIAGDICIYTNRFQTIEELTYKA, from the coding sequence GTGACAACAATTGTAAGTGTACGCCGAAATGGCCATGTAGTAATTGGTGGTGATGGTCAGGTCACTCTGGGCAATACCGTGATGAAAGGGAACGCTAAAAAAGTTCGCCGCCTATATAACAATAAGGTCATTGCCGGTTTTGCAGGTGGCACCGCTGACGCTTTCACTTTATTTGAACTCTTTGAGCGCAAACTGGAAATGCATCAGGGTCATTTGACCAAGGCCGCCGTTGAGTTAGCCAAAGACTGGCGAACCGACCGCATGCTGCGCAAACTCGAAGCGCTGCTGGCAGTCGCGGATGAAACCGCTTCGCTTATCATCACCGGTAACGGTGACGTCGTGCAGCCAGAAGATGATTTGATCGCTATCGGCTCCGGTGGGCCATACGCTCAATCCGCCGCGCGCGCGCTGCTGGAAAACACAGAATTAGGTGCTCGGGATATCGTTGAGAAATCACTGAGTATTGCGGGGGATATTTGTATCTATACCAACCGCTTCCAAACTATTGAAGAATTAACTTACAAGGCGTAA
- a CDS encoding bifunctional aspartate kinase/homoserine dehydrogenase II, translating into MNAIAIAGAVTGRQLHKFGGSSLADVKCYLRVAEIMANYSKPGDLMVVSAAGSTTNQLINWLKLSQSDRLSAHQVQQALRRYQQDLINGLLPPEAAEPLIAAFIQDLERLAGLLDNRVDDAIYAEVVGHGEIWSARLMAAVLQKQDMDATWLDARSFLRAERAAQPQIDEGRSYPLLQQLLAQHPHQRLVVTGFISRNDAGETVLLGRNGSDYSATQVGALAAAERVTIWSDVAGVYSADPRKVKDACLLPLLRLDEASELARLAAPVLHTRTLQPVSGSDIDLQLRCSYQPEQGSTRIERVLASGTGAKIVTSHDDVCLIELQIARHHDFSLAQKEIDLLLKRSQIKPLATGIHPDRNLLQLCYTSEVVNSALRVLEDATLPGKLSLREGLALVALVGAGVCKNPLHSHRFYQQLKDQPVEFIWQAEDGISIVAVLRLGPTQHLIQGLHQTLFRAEKRIGLMLFGKGNIGARWLELFAREQKNISARSGFEFVLAGVVDSRRSLLSYDGLDASRTLAFYDDEAKEQDEESLFLWMRAHPFDDLVVLDVTASQSLAEQYLDFASYGFHVISANKLAGASSSNTYRQIRDAFAKTGRHWLYNATVGAGLPVNHTVRDLRDSGDSILAISGIFSGTLSWLFLQFDGTVPFTELVDQAWQQGLTEPDPRVDLSGQDVMRKLVILAREAGYDIEPNQVRVESLVPAGTETGSVDQFFENGEALNQQMIQRLEAANEMGLVLRYVARFDANGKARVGVEAVRPEHPLASLLPCDNVFAIESRWYRDNPLVIRGPGAGRDVTAGAIQSDLNRLSQLL; encoded by the coding sequence ATGAATGCAATAGCGATAGCAGGGGCGGTCACTGGGCGTCAACTGCATAAATTTGGTGGTAGCAGCCTTGCTGACGTGAAGTGTTACCTGCGAGTGGCCGAAATTATGGCCAACTACAGTAAACCGGGTGATTTAATGGTGGTATCTGCCGCAGGCAGTACGACCAACCAATTGATAAACTGGCTAAAACTAAGCCAAAGCGATCGTTTGTCTGCGCATCAGGTGCAGCAAGCGCTGCGCCGCTATCAGCAGGATTTGATTAATGGATTATTGCCACCGGAGGCCGCCGAGCCGTTGATTGCAGCCTTTATTCAGGATCTGGAGCGTCTGGCTGGATTATTGGATAACCGCGTTGACGATGCTATTTATGCCGAAGTGGTTGGCCATGGAGAAATCTGGTCAGCGCGCCTGATGGCGGCGGTACTGCAAAAGCAGGATATGGATGCCACCTGGCTGGATGCGCGCAGCTTCCTGCGGGCAGAGCGGGCAGCACAGCCACAGATCGACGAAGGGCGATCTTATCCGCTGCTGCAACAGCTATTGGCGCAACATCCTCATCAACGTTTAGTGGTCACCGGTTTTATCTCGCGTAACGATGCAGGTGAAACCGTACTGCTTGGTCGTAATGGCAGTGACTATTCGGCAACTCAGGTTGGGGCATTGGCCGCCGCCGAGCGGGTAACCATCTGGAGTGACGTCGCTGGCGTATATAGCGCCGATCCGCGCAAAGTTAAAGATGCCTGTTTGTTGCCGTTGCTGCGTTTGGATGAAGCTAGCGAGCTGGCGCGTCTGGCTGCGCCGGTATTGCATACGCGTACTTTGCAGCCGGTTTCTGGCAGTGATATCGATTTGCAGCTGCGCTGTAGCTACCAGCCGGAGCAAGGCTCTACTCGCATCGAACGCGTGCTGGCATCAGGCACCGGTGCAAAAATAGTGACCAGTCATGATGATGTCTGCCTGATTGAATTGCAGATAGCCCGTCACCACGATTTCTCGCTGGCGCAAAAAGAGATAGACCTGCTGCTGAAACGCTCACAAATCAAACCGTTAGCGACGGGGATTCATCCCGATCGTAACCTATTGCAGCTTTGCTATACCTCTGAAGTCGTCAATAGCGCCCTGCGGGTGTTGGAAGATGCCACGCTGCCGGGGAAATTATCGCTACGGGAAGGCTTGGCACTGGTGGCATTAGTAGGCGCAGGCGTTTGCAAGAATCCGTTGCACAGCCATCGTTTCTATCAACAGCTTAAAGATCAGCCGGTTGAGTTTATCTGGCAGGCCGAAGACGGTATCAGCATCGTTGCGGTACTGCGTCTGGGGCCGACCCAACATTTGATTCAAGGCCTACACCAGACTCTGTTCCGGGCGGAAAAACGTATCGGGCTGATGCTGTTCGGCAAAGGTAATATTGGTGCTCGCTGGCTGGAGCTCTTTGCCCGCGAACAAAAAAACATTTCGGCTCGCAGCGGATTCGAATTTGTACTGGCAGGTGTGGTTGATAGCCGCCGCAGCTTGCTGAGTTACGACGGGCTGGACGCCAGCCGCACCTTGGCTTTCTACGATGATGAAGCCAAAGAGCAGGATGAAGAATCACTTTTCCTGTGGATGCGTGCGCATCCATTCGATGATTTGGTGGTATTGGATGTCACGGCCAGTCAGTCGCTGGCGGAGCAATATCTGGACTTTGCCAGCTATGGTTTCCACGTGATTAGCGCCAATAAGCTGGCGGGCGCATCCAGCAGCAATACTTATCGACAGATTCGCGATGCTTTCGCCAAAACGGGTCGCCATTGGTTGTACAACGCCACCGTGGGTGCCGGTTTGCCGGTCAACCATACGGTGCGGGATCTGCGCGACAGCGGTGACAGCATTCTGGCAATTAGCGGCATTTTCTCCGGTACTTTATCCTGGTTGTTCCTACAGTTTGACGGCACAGTACCTTTCACCGAGCTGGTGGATCAGGCGTGGCAGCAAGGATTAACCGAACCCGATCCGCGCGTCGATCTTTCCGGACAGGATGTCATGCGCAAACTGGTGATTCTGGCTCGCGAAGCGGGTTACGACATCGAACCTAATCAAGTGCGGGTCGAGTCCCTGGTGCCTGCGGGTACTGAGACAGGTTCTGTCGATCAATTCTTCGAAAATGGCGAAGCGTTAAATCAGCAAATGATTCAGCGTCTGGAGGCGGCCAACGAAATGGGGCTGGTATTACGTTACGTCGCGCGTTTTGATGCCAATGGTAAAGCGCGGGTTGGCGTGGAAGCCGTTCGTCCTGAACATCCGCTGGCCTCGTTATTGCCATGCGATAATGTGTTTGCCATTGAAAGTCGTTGGTATCGTGATAACCCATTAGTGATTCGCGGGCCGGGAGCGGGGCGAGACGTAACCGCCGGCGCTATCCAGTCCGATTTGAACCGTTTGTCTCAGCTGTTGTAA
- the ftsN gene encoding cell division protein FtsN: MAQRDYVSRGRSGARRKSTSKKKSSAPRISKTLVALAGALLVVFVGGLYFITHNKPGELPLLPSHDPRTGNGLPPKPEERWRYIKELENRQIGVTTPTEPSAGGGIDAKTQLTNEQRQLLEQMQADMRQQPTQLSEVPYNDATQVPRSQVTIKPPVNVQPQIQQPVSQPRQTAPVTAPSAQQRMLPSNPAPVTPAVTPPKPEKEKEKEKTQRWMLQCGSFKAMDQAESVRAQLAFEGIESRITTGGGWNRVVLGPYSTRPAADKMQQRLKGAGVSSCIPLSIGG; the protein is encoded by the coding sequence GTGGCACAAAGAGATTATGTAAGCCGAGGGCGCTCAGGAGCGCGGCGCAAGAGCACCAGCAAGAAGAAAAGCAGTGCTCCAAGAATATCGAAAACCCTGGTGGCGCTAGCCGGCGCCTTGTTGGTGGTATTCGTTGGTGGCCTCTATTTCATTACTCATAACAAACCGGGTGAACTCCCGCTGTTACCCAGCCATGATCCGCGCACGGGCAATGGATTACCGCCTAAGCCGGAAGAACGCTGGCGGTATATCAAAGAACTAGAAAATCGTCAGATTGGTGTAACGACGCCAACCGAACCTTCTGCTGGCGGCGGCATCGATGCAAAAACCCAGTTAACCAACGAACAGCGCCAATTATTAGAACAAATGCAGGCCGATATGCGGCAACAACCGACACAACTGTCGGAAGTGCCTTATAACGATGCCACTCAGGTTCCTCGTTCTCAGGTAACAATCAAGCCGCCAGTGAATGTTCAGCCACAGATTCAGCAACCGGTTAGCCAACCGCGCCAAACCGCGCCGGTAACAGCGCCATCAGCGCAGCAGCGGATGTTGCCGTCTAATCCGGCTCCGGTTACTCCGGCGGTAACGCCACCGAAGCCGGAAAAAGAGAAGGAAAAAGAAAAAACCCAGCGCTGGATGTTGCAGTGTGGTTCCTTCAAAGCAATGGATCAGGCCGAATCAGTGCGCGCGCAGCTGGCATTTGAAGGTATTGAGAGCCGGATTACTACCGGTGGCGGTTGGAATCGCGTGGTTCTGGGGCCTTATAGCACCCGCCCTGCGGCAGATAAAATGCAGCAACGATTGAAAGGCGCAGGTGTATCCAGCTGTATTCCCCTCTCTATTGGGGGTTGA